The Streptomyces laurentii region TCGCACCGTCCGGCGGGGCCCCGACGGGCACGGCCGAGCGGATCTACACGGCCAAGCGGCAGGTCCTCGAGTTCCGGCGGGCGAGCGGCCCACTGGCGGGGCCGGTGGCCAAGCTCGCGACCGGCTCGCTGCCCTTCGTCCACGACCACGCGATGCCGTTCTTCCGGGATGTGCAGGACCATCTGCTGCGGGCGAACGACCAGGTGGAGGGGCTGGACCGGCTGCTGTCGGACATGCTCTCGGCGCACTTGGCGCAGATGGGCGTGCGGCAGAACGACGACATGCGCAAGATCTCGGCGTGGGCGGCGATGGCGGCGGTTCCCACGATGGTCGCGGGAATCTACGGCATGAATTTCAGGCATATGCCTGAGCTGGACTGGGTCTGGTCGTACCCGGCCGTGATCCTGCTGATGGCGGGCATAGTCACCGTGCTGTACCGGCTGTTCAAGCGACGCGGCTGGATGTAGCGGGGCGGAACGGGGCGGCGACCGGACCGGCCCCGGCCCCGGCCCTCAGAACGCGGAGACGGGCACCGGCGGGCCCCCGAGGGCGTTCCGGCGCTCGGGCATCCTGAGGTCGACCATCCGGTGCCAGCCGGCGACCCGTTCGTACGCGTACATGGCGTGGATGCCGGCGGCGAGCGTGCCGGCCTTGGCGCGCGGCCACTTCAGGATGCGGCCCATGTGTCCCATCACGGCGAGGCTGACATCCCGGTAGATCGCGATCTCGGCCAGCGCGCACGCGCGCAGGGTGTGCTGGATCAGCCGGCCGTGGCCCTCGTCGTTGAGCCGGAGCAGTTCCTCGTGGCAGTAGGCGAGATGGTTGTCCTCGTCGTGGCAGATCATCCTGATCGCCTTGCCGAGTTCGGGGTGGTCCCCGAAATAAGTGACGAGCATGTCCATCTGGGAGGCCGCGCGTTCCTCGGTGATCCGGCTGTGCGCGAGATAGACGACGATGTCCCGCTCGGTGAGCGGTTCGTCGCGGCGCAGGGTGGCGTGGGCGAGGCCGATGCCGCGCCGTTCGAGGAGCATCGTGTAGTCGGTGTCCGGCGGCACCGGTACCGGGGCGAGCCCGCGCTTCTTGAGCAGGGCGTTGAAGATCCTGCCGTGCTTGTCCTCGTCGGCGCCGTGCCGCGCGATCTTGGGGGCCAGGTCCCGCATGCCGGGGGCGACGAGGGCCGCGATCCGGCCGTTCTCCCAGCCGCCCTGCGCCTCACCGCTGGCGGCGATGGAGCAGAAGAGCTGGAACGACGCGTCGTCGTCGACGATTTCCTGGAACAGGCTCTTGGCCGTGAGCATGGCTGCCACCTCCCGTGCGGTACGAGTCAAGTGCGCCACGCCGGGAGGGGCAACAGGACGGCGGGGCGACTGGGCCGAACGAAGGACGGCGCGCGAGGCGTAACCGCGGGCGCGCTCGCGCGTTGTGCTCCGTGACGGCCGTGGCGGGGACGACCCCGAGCCCTCACCACGGCCGTGAGACGTCCGCCGGTTACGCCAGTCCGGCCCGCTCCAGCGCCTCCACCCCCGCGCGCAGGGCGGCGATCCGCTCGTCGAGCGTGAAGCCGGCGGGGGCCAGGGTCAGGGTCGTCACCCCCGCCGCCGCGTACTCCCGCATGCGGTCGGCGATCCGGTCGACCGTGCCGAGCAGGGTGGTCCGGTCGATCAGCTGGTGCGGCACGGCCGCGGCGGCACCGTTCTTGTCACCGGAGAGGTACTTGTCCTGGATCTCGGCCGCGGCCTGCTCGTAGCCCATGCGCTGGGCGAGCCGGTTGTAGAAGTTCTGCTTGCGGCTGCCCATGCCGCCGACGTAGAGGGCGGTGTACGGGCGGAAGATGTCGGCGAGCGCCTCGACGTCGTCGCCGAGTGCGAGCGGCAGGGTGGGATGGACGTCGAAGCCCTCCATCGTGAGCCCGGCCTTCTCGCGGCCCGCGCGCAGCGGACGCAGCGCGGTCTCCTCCAGGTGCTCGGCGGCGGGGAAGATCAGCAGGGCGCCGTCGGCGATCTCGCCCGTCTGTTCCAGGTTCTTGGGGCCGATGGCGGCGATGTACAGCGGGATGTGCGGGCGGGTCGGGTGGACCGTGAGTTTGAGCGGCTTGCCCGGACCGTCCGGCAGCGGCAGGGTCCAGTGCTCGCCCTGGTGGGTCAGGCGCTCGCGGGACATGGCCTTGCGGACGATCTCGACGTACTCGCGGGTACGGGCGAGCGGCTTGTCGAACCTGACGCCGTACCAGCCCTCGGAGACCTGCGGCCCGGAGACGCCGAGCCCGAGCCGGAACCGGCCGCCGGACAGGGAGTCGAGCGTCGCGGCAGTCATCGCCGTCATCGCGGGCTGGCGGGCCGGGATCTGCATGATGGCCGAGCCGATGTCGATCCGCTCCGTGCGGGCGGCGACGAAGGACAACACGGTGGGGGCGTCGGAGCCGTACGCCTCCGCCGCCCAGCAGACGGCGTAGCCGAGGCGGTCCGCTTCCTGGGCGACGGCGAGATTGTCGCCGTCCATGCCCGCGCCCCAGTAGCCGAGGTTGATGCCGAGCCGCATGCCACGTACCCCTTACTCATTGGTAACGTCGTTGTGGGCGGGACTCTAGCGCGCGGTCCGGGCCTCCGACAGGAGCCGGGACGGCCCGGTGCCTGTGGACAAGTCGTCCACAGGCTCTCTCGGTGTCCTGCCGTGGCCAGTAATCTCGCGGCCATGGAGCAGAGGCATCTCGGACGTACCGGCCTTCGCGTGTCCCGGCTCGGGCTCGGCACCCTCACCTGGGGCCGGGACACCGACGAGCACGACGCGGCCGAGCAGATGAAAGCGTTCTGGGACGCGGGCGGAACACTCGTGGACACCGCGGACGTGTACGGGGGCGGCGAGGCGGAGTACGTCCTCGGCCGGCTCCTGGACACCCTGGTGCCCAGACACGAACTGGTGATCTCGACGAAAGCGGGCAGCATCCCCGACCCGGACCGGCGCACGAACGGCTCGCGCGGGCATCTGCTCGCCGCGCTGGACGACTCGCTGGCCCGGCTCGGCACGGAGTACGTGGATCTGTGGCAGCTGCACTCCTTCGACCCGTACACGCCCCTGGAGGAATCGCTCCAAGCCCTCGACATCGCCGTGAACAGCGGGCGGGCCCGCTATGTCGGCGTGTCCGGTTTCTGCGGCTGGCAGCTCGCCAAGGCCGGCACCTGGCAGCTGAGCGGCGAGCGGACCCGGCTGGCCGGTACGCAGATGGAGTACTCGCTGCTCCAGCGCGGCATCGAGCGCGAGGTGCTGCCGGCGGCGCTGGACCTGGGCATCGGACTGCTGCCCTCCTCCCCGCTGGGACGCGGGGTGCTCACCGGCAAGTACAAGGGCGGCACCCCGGTGGGCTCGCGGGG contains the following coding sequences:
- a CDS encoding hypothetical protein (Ferritin-like superfamily of diiron-containing four-helix-bundle proteins; cl00264;~Hypothetical protein XNR_5159 [Streptomyces albus J1074];~dinuclear metal binding motif [ion binding];~identified by MetaGeneAnnotator; putative) — translated: MLTAKSLFQEIVDDDASFQLFCSIAASGEAQGGWENGRIAALVAPGMRDLAPKIARHGADEDKHGRIFNALLKKRGLAPVPVPPDTDYTMLLERRGIGLAHATLRRDEPLTERDIVVYLAHSRITEERAASQMDMLVTYFGDHPELGKAIRMICHDEDNHLAYCHEELLRLNDEGHGRLIQHTLRACALAEIAIYRDVSLAVMGHMGRILKWPRAKAGTLAAGIHAMYAYERVAGWHRMVDLRMPERRNALGGPPVPVSAF
- a CDS encoding FMN-dependent monooxygenase (FMN-dependent monooxygenase [Streptomyces cattleya NRRL 8057 = DSM46488];~N5,N10-methylenetetrahydromethanopterin reductase (Mer) catalyzes the reduction of N5,N10-methylenetetrahydromethanopterin with reduced coenzyme F420 to N5-methyltetrahydromethanopterin and oxidized coenzyme F420; cd01097;~identified by MetaGeneAnnotator; putative;~probable F420-dependent oxidoreductase, Rv3520c family; TIGR03559); amino-acid sequence: MRLGINLGYWGAGMDGDNLAVAQEADRLGYAVCWAAEAYGSDAPTVLSFVAARTERIDIGSAIMQIPARQPAMTAMTAATLDSLSGGRFRLGLGVSGPQVSEGWYGVRFDKPLARTREYVEIVRKAMSRERLTHQGEHWTLPLPDGPGKPLKLTVHPTRPHIPLYIAAIGPKNLEQTGEIADGALLIFPAAEHLEETALRPLRAGREKAGLTMEGFDVHPTLPLALGDDVEALADIFRPYTALYVGGMGSRKQNFYNRLAQRMGYEQAAAEIQDKYLSGDKNGAAAAVPHQLIDRTTLLGTVDRIADRMREYAAAGVTTLTLAPAGFTLDERIAALRAGVEALERAGLA
- a CDS encoding oxidoreductase (Aldo-keto reductases (AKRs) are a superfamily of soluble NAD(P)(H) oxidoreductases whose chief purpose is to reduce aldehydes and ketones to primary and secondary alcohols. AKRs are present in all phyla and are of importance to both health and industrial...; cd06660;~Aldo/keto reductase family; pfam00248;~catalytic tetrad [active];~identified by MetaGeneAnnotator; putative;~oxidoreductase [Streptomyces cattleya NRRL 8057 = DSM46488]), whose translation is MEQRHLGRTGLRVSRLGLGTLTWGRDTDEHDAAEQMKAFWDAGGTLVDTADVYGGGEAEYVLGRLLDTLVPRHELVISTKAGSIPDPDRRTNGSRGHLLAALDDSLARLGTEYVDLWQLHSFDPYTPLEESLQALDIAVNSGRARYVGVSGFCGWQLAKAGTWQLSGERTRLAGTQMEYSLLQRGIEREVLPAALDLGIGLLPSSPLGRGVLTGKYKGGTPVGSRGGSEALAPFVEPYLDETASHIVDAVTTAADGLAATPLQVALAWVRDRPGVTAPIVGARTARQLTAALSVESLSLPDEICQALDDVSAPVHRYPDHDWSTL